One part of the Saprospiraceae bacterium genome encodes these proteins:
- a CDS encoding gliding motility-associated C-terminal domain-containing protein: MQKIFLLIGYFAFVTVGFSQNLIPNPGFEQCDKCDSRGFFELGIGYGANDPIDWNASTYGTPDIYSISPRTGKKHGGFFLGFPKYEYLTNHFTSPLKAGATYRFSFWVRPGTQNLNYILDEIGVYIQTGTAKYPQADPLKQLIPTFQSPNNEFIDASGYRQYSFEYLSCGGEDHFIVGRFQALQKGDTMFVGAKRPANPASEPIYYFVDDFEMIELNPPVAIDLLPEKIALCPGEIKQISISAPYDKGAILWSTGETNATINIPQSSSLSVEIKLNDFCKTVLRDTILIQLEKEISIKILGKDSICIGDTVSLNAICNGNCFDIIWNTNETTKAINITKDGVYTVKAKSICKELTDSKEVFSLRKLLESFIQFPNLIIPNGEEVNREFRPIIDSNHKDKDRIKAMKMVIYNRWGQKLFETSNKDGKWIPEINTPMETYMYVVEFEYQDCDQIRKRLMKGSVTLVR, from the coding sequence ATGCAAAAAATATTTTTATTGATTGGGTATTTTGCTTTTGTAACTGTAGGTTTTTCTCAAAACTTAATCCCTAATCCTGGTTTTGAACAATGTGACAAATGTGATTCCAGAGGATTTTTTGAGTTGGGTATTGGTTATGGTGCAAATGATCCAATAGACTGGAATGCATCCACCTATGGAACTCCGGATATTTATTCAATAAGTCCCCGTACAGGAAAGAAGCATGGTGGGTTTTTTCTAGGATTTCCAAAATACGAGTACCTGACCAATCACTTTACAAGTCCTTTAAAAGCAGGTGCGACTTACCGATTTAGTTTTTGGGTAAGACCCGGTACACAGAATTTGAATTATATTCTAGATGAAATTGGAGTTTATATTCAGACCGGAACAGCTAAATATCCACAGGCAGACCCATTGAAGCAATTAATACCAACATTTCAATCTCCGAATAACGAATTTATTGATGCCTCAGGGTATCGGCAATATAGTTTTGAATATTTGTCGTGCGGGGGTGAAGACCATTTTATTGTAGGACGATTTCAAGCTTTACAAAAAGGTGATACCATGTTTGTAGGTGCAAAACGACCAGCCAATCCAGCAAGTGAACCCATCTATTATTTTGTAGATGATTTTGAAATGATTGAATTAAACCCACCGGTTGCCATCGACCTTTTACCTGAAAAAATAGCATTATGTCCAGGTGAAATAAAGCAAATCAGTATATCGGCTCCTTATGACAAAGGGGCCATTTTATGGAGTACAGGTGAAACAAATGCTACCATCAATATTCCACAATCTAGTTCCTTAAGTGTAGAAATTAAATTAAATGATTTTTGTAAAACAGTACTCCGGGATACCATCCTAATACAATTAGAAAAGGAAATCAGTATTAAAATTTTAGGAAAAGATAGTATTTGCATAGGTGATACCGTATCCCTCAATGCAATTTGTAATGGAAACTGCTTTGATATTATATGGAATACCAATGAAACAACCAAAGCAATAAATATTACAAAAGATGGTGTTTATACTGTAAAAGCGAAATCGATCTGTAAGGAACTTACAGATAGTAAAGAAGTGTTTAGCTTGCGAAAATTGTTGGAATCATTTATTCAATTTCCAAATTTAATCATTCCAAATGGGGAAGAAGTAAATCGCGAATTCAGGCCAATTATTGATTCCAATCACAAAGACAAAGATCGGATTAAAGCAATGAAAATGGTGATTTATAACCGATGGGGTCAAAAGTTATTTGAGACCTCTAATAAGGATGGAAAATGGATACCTGAAATCAACACACCTATGGAAACCTATATGTATGTGGTAGAATTTGAATATCAGGATTGTGATCAGATCCGTAAACGTTTAATGAAAGGTTCCGTAACTTTAGTTCGATGA
- a CDS encoding SDR family oxidoreductase, with amino-acid sequence MLKIQLDNKHALVCGASKGIGKATAFALASAGASVTLLARNAVLLEELISQLPKSQNQSHRALIADMNDPLDLNKKIHGLALSNPVQILVNNTGGPPGGPILSADQNQFELAFRQHLICNHILVSNLVQGMKDSSYGRIINIISTSVKQPLDNLGVSNTIRGAVANWAKTLANELASFQITVNNILPGATQTERLEAIIERESVQLKLSSEAVSAKMISAIPMKRFAKPEEIANAVAFLASPLAGYITGINLPVDGGRTRCL; translated from the coding sequence ATGTTAAAAATTCAATTAGATAATAAACATGCCCTCGTATGTGGCGCTAGTAAAGGAATTGGAAAAGCAACTGCATTCGCTTTAGCATCTGCAGGTGCATCTGTAACCCTACTTGCAAGAAATGCAGTCCTTTTAGAAGAACTGATAAGCCAACTTCCTAAAAGTCAAAATCAAAGTCATCGGGCATTGATTGCTGATATGAATGATCCATTGGATTTGAATAAAAAAATTCATGGGCTTGCTTTAAGTAATCCAGTGCAGATATTAGTTAATAACACCGGAGGTCCTCCAGGTGGTCCAATTCTTTCAGCAGATCAAAATCAATTTGAACTGGCTTTTCGGCAACATCTTATTTGCAACCATATCCTTGTAAGTAATTTAGTTCAAGGCATGAAAGATTCATCCTACGGCAGAATTATTAATATCATTTCAACTTCAGTAAAACAACCTCTGGATAATCTTGGAGTGTCGAATACGATCAGAGGTGCAGTTGCAAATTGGGCAAAAACACTTGCTAATGAATTAGCAAGTTTTCAAATAACGGTAAACAATATTTTGCCTGGGGCAACGCAAACAGAGCGATTAGAAGCAATCATAGAAAGAGAATCCGTCCAACTGAAATTAAGTTCGGAAGCTGTTTCTGCTAAAATGATTTCTGCAATTCCTATGAAGCGATTTGCCAAACCAGAGGAAATAGCAAATGCAGTTGCTTTTCTCGCAAGTCCATTAGCTGGATATATTACAGGAATTAATTTACCTGTAGATGGTGGTAGAACCAGATGCTTATAA
- a CDS encoding glycosyl hydrolase: MTRFLFCLFSLLFCFNTLSGQQKINASTFGALEARALGPGTMSGRITAIEGVNSEPRNLFIGTAGGGIWKSTNAGASFKPIFDKYCQSIGALAIDQKKPTTIYAGTGESNMRNSVSIGVGLYKSNDAGENWIKIGLDSTEHISKILLDPNNSNTVYVAAPGALWCDSPHRGLYKSIDAGKTWNKILYIDEKTGCADIAINPLNPNIIYATTWQFRRKAFSFESGGKGSALYKSEDGGTSWRKITKGLPEGDFGRIALALAPSAPENLLAIVESNNTGLFISSDAGESWKPQSATMNVVSRPFYFSTLVIDPKDPKRVYRPAFQFSYSDDGGYSFNDASYDGGWVHSDHHALWINPNNTSNMYLGTDGGVYISNDRGATWIFCQNLPVGQFYRVAVDNQNPYRIYGGLQDNGSWIGPSANPGGIGNGDWKGVYWGDGFWTVPDPLDPNIAFAESQGGNSARVDLRTFKSYSMKPQQTGNQDKMRWNWNSPIVTGANNKKNLYVASQYLFKSTDQGRNWTTISPDLSTNDKKKQEQENSGGLSADNTSAENHCTIYSVAESPLDDQVIWVGTDDGNLQLTINGGKSWTNVSANYATSGIPAQTWVSSIEASQFDINTVYVTFDNHTYGDHKTYLAKSNDMGKSWIQITNKEFTGFAHKIKEDSHNKNVLFLGTEMGLFASLDRGENWFRMKNNIPDFALVRDIQIQSRENALIIGTHGRGIYVIDDITAIRNMTKELAEQNVVLFDTKELDLTTGKYGGGSPISGGWVAGNPDDIKPFQYYLKDRLMNDDVKIDILDMEGKLIQSLPGTKRKGINKIYWNQRMKPSKVAEGGTKLDFGAFGAPKVLPGNYQVKLIVGNSSYIDTIKLVHTDRPDFSLADRKLQYDLNMKFYYMHEQLARTVSAISNQQKTILELKTKMKNKKHIAQADSYYKALEDLRSNLLATKQKSIFADEEKLRERISDAYSNVVWEELKPSNLIIERAAILQKEVDKSEMDLQLIQTKYQSKFDKTIKQEKIIRPIKS, from the coding sequence ATGACTCGTTTTCTCTTTTGCCTCTTTTCATTATTGTTTTGCTTTAACACTCTTAGCGGACAGCAAAAAATTAACGCCTCCACTTTTGGTGCATTAGAAGCTCGCGCATTAGGTCCCGGCACAATGAGTGGTCGGATCACAGCCATAGAAGGTGTAAACTCAGAACCACGGAATTTATTTATTGGTACTGCTGGCGGTGGAATTTGGAAATCAACCAATGCCGGAGCTTCCTTCAAGCCTATTTTTGATAAGTATTGTCAATCCATTGGAGCGCTTGCAATTGACCAAAAAAAACCTACCACAATTTATGCAGGAACTGGTGAAAGCAATATGAGAAATTCAGTTTCTATTGGTGTAGGCTTATATAAATCCAATGATGCCGGAGAAAATTGGATAAAAATAGGGCTAGATAGTACAGAGCATATATCTAAAATCCTCCTGGATCCAAATAATTCAAATACAGTTTATGTAGCTGCACCCGGAGCACTTTGGTGTGATAGTCCGCACAGAGGTTTGTATAAATCGATAGATGCAGGAAAAACCTGGAATAAGATACTTTATATAGACGAAAAAACCGGTTGTGCAGATATTGCAATCAACCCTTTAAATCCAAATATTATCTATGCAACGACCTGGCAATTTAGAAGAAAAGCATTTTCTTTTGAATCCGGAGGCAAAGGATCAGCACTTTATAAAAGTGAGGATGGTGGTACCAGCTGGAGAAAAATAACAAAAGGATTACCGGAAGGAGATTTTGGACGAATTGCATTAGCATTAGCTCCAAGCGCCCCTGAAAATCTATTAGCTATAGTTGAATCCAATAACACGGGTCTATTTATTTCCTCGGATGCCGGGGAATCCTGGAAGCCACAAAGTGCTACCATGAATGTTGTATCCAGGCCATTTTATTTTTCTACTTTGGTTATCGATCCAAAGGATCCTAAAAGAGTTTATAGACCTGCCTTCCAATTTTCGTATTCAGATGATGGAGGATATTCTTTTAATGATGCAAGCTATGATGGTGGATGGGTTCATAGTGATCATCATGCTTTGTGGATCAATCCAAACAACACCAGCAATATGTATTTAGGTACAGATGGTGGTGTATATATAAGTAATGATCGGGGAGCAACCTGGATTTTTTGTCAGAATCTTCCAGTAGGACAATTTTATCGGGTTGCTGTTGACAATCAAAATCCTTATCGCATTTATGGAGGCTTACAAGACAACGGCTCTTGGATTGGACCAAGTGCTAATCCAGGTGGTATTGGCAATGGAGATTGGAAAGGAGTATATTGGGGTGATGGTTTTTGGACTGTCCCGGATCCTTTAGATCCAAATATTGCATTTGCTGAAAGTCAGGGTGGAAATTCTGCAAGAGTTGACCTTCGTACATTTAAATCTTATTCCATGAAACCGCAGCAAACTGGTAATCAAGATAAAATGCGTTGGAATTGGAATAGTCCGATAGTGACTGGAGCAAATAATAAAAAGAATTTATATGTTGCTTCTCAATATCTATTTAAATCCACTGACCAAGGAAGAAACTGGACAACAATTTCTCCGGATCTGTCTACAAATGATAAGAAAAAACAAGAACAAGAAAATTCTGGAGGTCTAAGCGCAGATAATACAAGTGCTGAAAATCATTGTACTATTTATTCTGTTGCAGAATCTCCTTTAGATGATCAGGTAATTTGGGTCGGTACCGATGATGGAAATTTACAATTGACTATAAATGGAGGTAAAAGCTGGACGAATGTCTCAGCAAATTATGCCACATCAGGAATTCCAGCTCAAACTTGGGTAAGCAGTATTGAAGCATCCCAATTTGATATTAATACAGTGTATGTAACATTTGATAATCATACTTATGGAGATCATAAAACTTATTTAGCAAAATCAAATGATATGGGCAAAAGTTGGATCCAAATTACCAACAAAGAATTTACCGGCTTTGCTCATAAAATAAAAGAAGATTCACACAATAAAAACGTGTTATTTTTAGGTACAGAAATGGGACTATTTGCGAGTCTTGATCGCGGAGAAAATTGGTTTCGAATGAAAAATAATATTCCGGATTTTGCATTGGTTAGGGATATTCAAATACAATCCAGAGAAAATGCTTTAATCATAGGTACTCATGGTCGCGGTATTTATGTCATAGACGACATTACTGCCATCCGAAATATGACAAAAGAATTAGCAGAACAAAATGTCGTATTATTTGATACCAAGGAACTTGACTTAACAACTGGAAAATATGGAGGTGGGTCTCCAATAAGTGGTGGATGGGTTGCAGGAAATCCAGATGATATTAAACCCTTTCAATATTATTTAAAAGATCGATTGATGAATGATGATGTCAAAATTGATATACTGGATATGGAAGGAAAATTAATTCAAAGTTTACCAGGAACTAAGAGAAAAGGGATTAATAAAATTTATTGGAATCAAAGAATGAAACCTTCAAAAGTTGCTGAAGGTGGTACTAAATTAGATTTTGGTGCGTTTGGTGCTCCAAAAGTTTTACCCGGAAACTATCAGGTAAAACTAATTGTTGGAAATTCTTCCTATATAGACACCATTAAATTAGTACATACGGATCGTCCAGACTTTAGCTTGGCTGATCGAAAATTACAATATGATTTAAATATGAAATTTTATTACATGCATGAGCAATTAGCTAGAACTGTAAGTGCTATTTCCAATCAACAAAAAACGATTCTTGAGTTAAAAACAAAAATGAAAAATAAGAAACATATAGCTCAGGCAGATTCTTATTATAAAGCCCTGGAAGATTTAAGAAGCAATTTATTGGCAACAAAACAAAAATCAATTTTTGCAGATGAAGAAAAATTGAGAGAGCGAATTTCTGATGCATATTCCAATGTAGTATGGGAAGAACTCAAACCTTCCAATTTAATAATAGAACGTGCTGCTATTTTACAAAAGGAAGTTGATAAATCGGAAATGGATTTACAATTGATACAAACTAAATATCAATCAAAATTTGATAAAACAATAAAACAGGAAAAAATTATAAGACCTATTAAATCCTAG
- a CDS encoding elongation factor G: protein MSFDPKQIRNVVLLGHSHSGKTSLIESMLFEAKAITRRGTIDAGNTVSDFSEIEQERKASLYSKLMHVSWKDSKINIIDTPGSDDFVGEILSSMKVADLGIMTINAAHGVEVGTELLWEYVEKFNLPAMFVINQCDHEKADFDATLDQAISRFGHKLIPFQYPLNPGKNFNAIIDALRMIMYEFPADGGKPIKKEIPASEMQKAQSMHNAIVEAAAENDDTLMEHFFETGNLDESELADGLRKGIAKQSLFPVFCSSAIKNMGSGRIMGFINDVCPSPADRPAAKLKTGELFINANGPATLFVYKTMTEPKVGRVSYFKVYSGKIKTGDEFINNSNRGSERLNQIFVSNGKNREAVNELVAGDLGVVVKLKDTHTNNTLSIKGNDIEIEPIPFPEPRIRAAISTDNKNDFEKLIKSIHDLQEEDPTLVLEHSQRLKQNIIHGQGQLHLDLLKYRIEKLHGLHVDFLKPKIPYLETITKASDTSYRHKKQSGGSGQFGEVHMRVEPFHEGMPDPAGLNVRHREAEELSWGGKLSFFWCIVGGAIDTKFSSAIKKGIMNKMVEGPLTGSYCTDIRVSVFDGKMHAVDSNDMAFQIAGTMAFKEAFHSSGAQILEPVYELVILCQDEAMGDIMGDLQTRRAIILGMDSEGHYKKIKAKVPLSEMHNYSSSLRSMTQGKAKFSMHFNEYAPVTPDIQQKLIAEYKAATKDMEE from the coding sequence ATGAGCTTTGATCCAAAACAAATCAGAAATGTAGTCTTGCTCGGTCATTCCCATAGTGGAAAAACCAGTTTAATTGAAAGTATGCTTTTCGAAGCAAAAGCAATTACACGTCGTGGTACGATTGATGCTGGTAATACAGTATCTGATTTTTCAGAAATTGAACAAGAACGAAAAGCAAGTTTATATAGCAAATTGATGCATGTAAGCTGGAAGGATTCAAAAATAAATATAATTGACACCCCTGGATCCGATGACTTTGTTGGAGAAATTCTATCTTCTATGAAAGTTGCAGATCTAGGAATCATGACGATTAATGCAGCACATGGTGTAGAAGTTGGCACAGAATTACTTTGGGAATATGTTGAAAAATTCAATTTACCAGCGATGTTTGTCATTAATCAATGCGATCATGAAAAGGCAGATTTTGATGCTACTTTGGATCAAGCAATTTCACGTTTTGGACATAAACTCATCCCTTTTCAATATCCTTTAAATCCTGGGAAAAATTTTAATGCCATAATTGATGCACTTCGAATGATCATGTATGAATTTCCGGCAGATGGTGGGAAGCCAATTAAAAAAGAAATTCCAGCAAGTGAAATGCAAAAAGCACAATCAATGCATAATGCCATCGTAGAAGCAGCAGCAGAAAACGATGATACCCTTATGGAACATTTTTTTGAAACTGGCAATTTGGATGAATCTGAATTAGCAGATGGTTTGCGAAAAGGAATTGCAAAACAAAGTTTGTTTCCGGTATTTTGTAGTTCCGCTATAAAAAATATGGGAAGTGGCCGTATTATGGGTTTCATTAATGATGTTTGTCCATCTCCGGCGGATCGCCCTGCTGCAAAATTAAAAACTGGAGAGCTCTTCATAAATGCAAATGGTCCTGCCACTTTATTTGTATATAAAACCATGACAGAACCAAAAGTTGGGAGGGTTTCCTATTTTAAAGTTTATTCTGGTAAAATAAAAACCGGGGATGAATTTATTAATAATTCTAATAGAGGTTCTGAAAGATTAAATCAAATATTTGTTTCAAATGGCAAAAACCGGGAAGCTGTAAATGAATTGGTTGCCGGCGATTTAGGGGTTGTTGTAAAATTGAAAGATACCCATACGAATAATACACTTAGCATTAAAGGAAATGATATAGAAATTGAACCTATACCATTTCCAGAACCTAGAATCCGCGCTGCAATTTCAACGGATAATAAAAATGATTTTGAAAAATTAATAAAATCCATCCATGATTTACAAGAAGAAGATCCGACCTTGGTTTTGGAACATTCTCAACGATTAAAACAAAATATAATACATGGCCAGGGACAACTTCATCTTGATTTATTAAAATACCGAATTGAAAAATTACATGGTTTACATGTAGATTTTTTAAAACCAAAAATTCCATATCTTGAAACAATAACCAAAGCTTCTGATACCAGCTATAGGCATAAAAAACAATCTGGTGGTTCTGGGCAATTTGGCGAAGTGCATATGCGTGTTGAACCATTTCATGAAGGAATGCCTGATCCTGCTGGATTAAATGTAAGACACCGGGAAGCAGAAGAGCTTAGTTGGGGTGGCAAACTTTCTTTCTTTTGGTGTATTGTTGGTGGTGCAATTGATACAAAGTTTTCTTCCGCCATCAAAAAAGGAATTATGAATAAAATGGTTGAAGGTCCGCTCACGGGTTCTTATTGTACAGACATTCGGGTTTCTGTTTTTGATGGAAAAATGCATGCAGTTGATAGTAATGATATGGCCTTTCAAATTGCTGGAACCATGGCCTTTAAAGAAGCATTTCATAGTTCTGGAGCTCAAATTTTAGAGCCCGTTTATGAATTAGTAATTCTATGTCAGGATGAAGCAATGGGCGATATCATGGGCGATTTGCAAACTCGGCGTGCAATTATATTAGGCATGGATTCAGAAGGACATTACAAAAAAATAAAAGCCAAAGTTCCATTATCTGAAATGCATAATTATTCTTCCAGTCTTCGGTCTATGACACAAGGAAAAGCAAAATTTTCAATGCATTTTAATGAATATGCTCCGGTAACTCCAGATATTCAGCAAAAATTAATTGCAGAATATAAAGCAGCTACAAAAGATATGGAAGAATAA
- a CDS encoding gliding motility-associated C-terminal domain-containing protein — protein sequence MRTFFLKIFVCFFLFELITQSLPAQGGCCCKDTLQELNFQGLDFEFSPDPPPAWFINYPAGPMGPWNITAGSVDHVDKDHYFCSSCGNPNGPSNFIDLFGSPSGPGYGVGTMSYPLTGLTPGNQYTIEFYYAKFDKPGNYTANLKIGNWLNVNWTATNPGQIIWLKASYVFTATSSSANMDFTDTGNNTINGSQIGMLIDDIKIFEKCIEDKEKPKVNKPPIDITVACEQLIPNIPTLDITDNCDPNPMVTLIETIEEMDPCTKKITRDWEITDGCGNFTTVVQIIDVIDIPPKFIKLPENITIDCNLDIPKAFNNWIRNNGNAIASDDCTINWNANYSNPPIKNCESVTVEFVAKDFCGNESSAIAKFTVIDTTAPKFIIKAETKNFACIPNTQDSLRAWLKTFGFSKTNSDCSNVTLSTNFNGDSTKNPLHLTFYAEDDCGNIDSCQASFSHRSNTDTLRLTNYSCTILQNSIDTFSYSIHGCDSIVILEKIKRFTDSTYIQINTCDPQNKKYDTLYLKNSNGCDSLLFFEFTLRSDTITNLQKSDCNYLAYSKDTLFLKGQYCDSLVITEYIPLRKDSNFVIVNTCDLTKVDTSLMYLKNNLGCDSIITIFTIYSPQQITFIESKICGLLISYIDTIKFTNGFCDSLVITSYIPLKLDTTYIQSTSCDKSKVGIFSSIYSNQFGCDSLVTKEIILNPSDSIFISKTTCQLSQSGINIQALKNKFGCDSIVQITTNFLPSDTFLVIQNTCISSLAGKDTLVFKGSTCDSVILRTTIFIPPDTTQLIQSSCDLTAVGIKTRILNGRQCDSVIITTTIYSPSDTTQIKLSTCDPTKAKLDTILLANAKGCDSLILFNTSFTPLSLNYELDSISCFNQNDGIFRILNHSDFIEPFEIIINGKKLGNQIQIENLSSGSYEIFIRDPKACITDTIHITLVNPEELIIDLGNDLEVDKGSSINLNLQSNKNLKNIFWNPTNLSNCNNCSQINFIANQNMWVYTQVIDERNCNQTDSIFIRVKKSNKVFAPNSFSPNGDNINDYFYIQGDDHLIVETLSIFNRWGVKVFDAQNIPMNVQTSGWNGTFKTQKMNPGVFVYYAKIRSNDSEIIELKGNLTLIR from the coding sequence ATGCGTACTTTTTTTTTAAAAATTTTTGTTTGCTTTTTTCTTTTTGAACTAATAACTCAGAGCTTACCAGCCCAAGGTGGTTGTTGTTGTAAAGACACGCTACAAGAATTGAATTTCCAGGGTTTAGATTTTGAATTTTCGCCCGATCCTCCACCAGCCTGGTTTATAAATTATCCAGCGGGTCCAATGGGCCCATGGAATATAACCGCAGGTTCTGTAGATCATGTTGACAAAGATCATTATTTCTGTAGTAGTTGTGGAAATCCAAATGGGCCTTCCAATTTTATTGATTTGTTTGGTTCTCCTTCAGGACCTGGTTATGGCGTTGGTACTATGTCTTACCCACTTACAGGTCTAACACCTGGTAACCAGTATACAATTGAGTTTTATTATGCCAAATTTGATAAGCCAGGAAATTATACTGCAAATTTGAAAATTGGAAATTGGCTGAATGTAAATTGGACTGCCACAAATCCAGGACAGATCATCTGGTTAAAGGCAAGTTATGTTTTTACTGCAACTTCCTCATCCGCTAATATGGATTTTACAGATACCGGAAATAATACCATAAATGGTAGTCAAATAGGAATGCTCATTGATGATATTAAAATATTTGAAAAATGTATTGAAGATAAAGAAAAACCAAAGGTCAATAAACCGCCAATTGATATAACAGTTGCCTGCGAACAATTGATTCCAAATATTCCAACCCTGGATATAACTGATAATTGTGATCCAAATCCGATGGTTACTTTAATAGAAACTATAGAAGAAATGGATCCCTGTACTAAAAAAATTACCCGCGATTGGGAAATCACCGATGGATGTGGAAATTTTACAACAGTAGTTCAAATCATTGATGTCATCGATATACCTCCGAAATTCATCAAGCTTCCTGAAAATATAACGATCGATTGCAATCTAGATATCCCAAAAGCATTTAATAACTGGATTCGGAATAATGGCAATGCGATTGCTTCAGATGACTGCACAATTAACTGGAATGCAAACTACTCTAATCCTCCAATAAAAAATTGCGAATCTGTAACCGTTGAATTCGTAGCAAAAGATTTTTGTGGCAACGAAAGTTCTGCAATTGCAAAATTTACGGTGATCGATACCACGGCTCCTAAATTTATTATTAAAGCGGAAACTAAAAACTTTGCCTGCATTCCGAACACCCAGGATTCCTTGCGAGCTTGGCTGAAAACGTTTGGGTTTTCAAAAACGAATTCCGATTGCAGTAATGTTACGCTAAGTACTAATTTTAATGGAGATTCAACAAAAAATCCGCTCCATCTCACCTTTTATGCGGAAGATGATTGTGGAAACATTGATAGTTGCCAGGCTAGCTTTTCTCATCGAAGTAATACCGACACTTTAAGATTAACAAACTATTCCTGTACCATTCTCCAAAATTCAATAGATACATTTTCCTATTCAATCCATGGCTGTGATAGTATTGTCATTCTTGAAAAAATAAAACGCTTCACAGATAGTACATACATTCAAATAAATACTTGCGATCCCCAAAACAAAAAATATGATACCCTTTATTTGAAAAATTCTAATGGTTGCGATTCCTTGCTATTTTTTGAATTTACACTTCGCTCAGACACCATTACAAATTTACAAAAATCGGATTGCAATTATCTTGCATACTCAAAAGATACCCTGTTCTTAAAAGGTCAATATTGTGATTCATTGGTAATCACAGAATATATTCCGTTAAGAAAGGATAGCAATTTTGTAATCGTTAATACCTGTGATTTAACTAAGGTGGATACAAGCCTAATGTATTTGAAAAATAATCTTGGCTGCGACAGTATTATAACAATCTTTACAATTTATAGCCCACAACAAATTACTTTTATTGAAAGCAAAATCTGTGGTTTACTAATAAGCTATATTGACACTATAAAATTTACAAACGGTTTTTGCGATAGTTTAGTGATTACAAGTTATATCCCACTCAAATTAGATACCACTTACATTCAAAGCACAAGTTGCGACAAATCTAAAGTAGGTATTTTTTCAAGCATCTATTCGAACCAGTTTGGTTGCGATAGTCTCGTAACAAAAGAAATTATTTTAAATCCATCAGATTCCATATTTATTTCCAAAACAACGTGCCAGCTTTCCCAATCTGGAATTAATATCCAAGCGTTAAAAAATAAATTTGGCTGTGATAGTATTGTTCAAATAACAACTAACTTTCTACCTTCAGATACTTTTTTAGTTATACAGAATACTTGTATATCCTCACTCGCAGGTAAAGATACCTTGGTATTTAAAGGTAGCACTTGTGATAGCGTTATTTTAAGAACTACCATTTTTATTCCTCCAGATACAACGCAGCTAATACAAAGCTCCTGTGATCTAACTGCAGTTGGAATAAAAACCAGGATTTTAAACGGTAGGCAATGCGATAGTGTAATAATAACCACGACCATTTACAGCCCATCTGATACCACACAAATTAAACTAAGTACTTGTGACCCAACAAAGGCAAAACTTGATACGATCCTATTAGCGAATGCAAAGGGCTGTGACAGTTTGATCTTATTTAATACCAGCTTTACTCCGCTATCTTTGAATTACGAATTGGATTCAATTTCTTGTTTCAATCAAAATGACGGTATTTTTAGAATCCTAAATCATTCTGATTTTATTGAACCTTTCGAAATTATTATAAACGGTAAGAAACTTGGGAATCAAATTCAAATTGAGAATTTAAGTTCAGGATCCTATGAAATCTTTATACGAGATCCAAAAGCTTGTATCACAGATACTATCCATATAACTTTGGTGAATCCTGAAGAACTAATCATTGACCTTGGAAACGACCTGGAAGTTGATAAAGGATCAAGCATTAATCTGAATCTTCAGTCAAACAAAAATTTAAAAAATATTTTCTGGAATCCTACAAATCTTTCAAATTGTAATAATTGTAGTCAAATTAATTTTATAGCTAACCAGAATATGTGGGTTTATACCCAAGTGATTGATGAACGAAATTGTAATCAAACAGATTCTATTTTCATTCGCGTGAAAAAATCAAATAAGGTATTTGCTCCAAATTCCTTTTCTCCAAATGGAGATAATATAAATGATTATTTTTATATTCAAGGAGATGATCATTTAATTGTTGAAACTTTATCTATCTTCAATCGATGGGGTGTAAAAGTATTTGATGCACAAAATATACCAATGAATGTTCAAACTTCTGGCTGGAATGGAACATTCAAAACACAGAAAATGAATCCAGGTGTATTTGTGTATTATGCCAAAATAAGATCAAACGATTCTGAAATCATTGAATTAAAAGGGAATCTAACTTTAATTCGATGA
- the rplU gene encoding 50S ribosomal protein L21, with translation MIAVVNIAGQQFKVSSGQKVYVHRQEDGIGSKVNFDQVLMLINGDATTVGMPTVEGASVSATVLDHLKGDKVIVFKKKRRKGYQKKNGHRQSFTQIQVDSINV, from the coding sequence ATGATTGCAGTCGTTAACATTGCAGGACAACAATTTAAAGTAAGTTCAGGGCAGAAAGTTTATGTACATCGTCAAGAGGACGGAATTGGAAGCAAAGTCAATTTTGATCAGGTTTTAATGCTTATAAATGGAGATGCAACAACGGTTGGTATGCCAACTGTAGAAGGTGCTAGTGTTTCTGCAACGGTATTAGATCATCTAAAAGGCGATAAAGTTATCGTTTTCAAGAAAAAAAGAAGAAAAGGATACCAAAAAAAGAATGGTCACCGCCAGTCTTTTACTCAAATTCAAGTCGATTCAATTAATGTTTAA